A region of Vigna radiata var. radiata cultivar VC1973A chromosome 6, Vradiata_ver6, whole genome shotgun sequence DNA encodes the following proteins:
- the LOC106764636 gene encoding myosin-15 isoform X2, which produces MNLLHGSKVWVEDRDSAWLPAEVLDSDGNKILLLTDSGKKVFASKEKLFPRDADEEEHGGFEDMTRLAYLNEPGVMFNLRRRYALNDIYTYTGSILIAVNPFTKLPHLYDSHMMEQYKGAPLGQLSPHVFAVADASYRAMMNEGKSQSILVSGESGAGKTETTKLIMQYLTFVGGRAAGDDRTVEQQVLESNPLLEAFGNARTVRNDNSSRFGKFVEIQFDSNGRISGAAIRTYLLERSRVVQITDPERNYHCFYQLCSFERDAEKYKLGHPSHFHYLNQSKIYELDGVSNSEEYLKTRRAMDIVGISHQDQEAIFRVLAAILHLGNIEFSPGKEHDSSAVKNDKSRFHMQMASDLFMCDVDLLLATLCTRSIQTREGSIVKALDCNAAVAGRDALAKTVYARLFDWLVDKINMSVGQDINSKMQIGVLDIYGFECFKDNSFEQFCINFANEKLQQHFNEHVFKMEQDEYGKEEINWSYIEFVDNKDVLDLIEKKPIGIIALLDEACMFPKSTHETFSTKLFQHFRSHPRLGKEKFSQTDFTISHYAGKVTYHTDTFLDKNRDYVVVEHCNLLSSSKCPFVSGLFPLLSEESSRSSYKFSSVAARFKQQLQALMETLNSTEPHYIRCVKPNSLNRPQQFENASVIHQLRCGGVLEAVRISLAGYPTRRTYSEFVDRFGLIASEFMDGSYDDKSATEKILQKLKLENFQLGRTKVFLRAGQIGILDQRRAEVLDNAAKCIQRRMRTFITHQDFIILRSAAISLQAGCRGHIARKIYAAKRETAAAISIQKYIRMWLTRHAHLKLYFSALIIQSHVRGFVTRQRFLHAKEHSAATFVQAYWRMSKVRSSFLRYQTSIVAIQCLWRCRQAKRELRRLKQEANEAGALRLAKNKLEKQMEDLTWRLHLEKKIRVSNEEAKKTEISKLQKMLDALNLELDAAKLAKINECNKNAVLQNQLELSVKEKSALKRELVAVDELRKENALLKVSLDAFERKYKTLELELMNAQKGRDETMEKLREFEQKCSQLEQNEKRLEEKLKSLENENHVLRQKALSTPFKSNRPGFAKSVSEKFSTAITPHTDRKTIFESPTPTKLIAPFTVGLSDSRRSKLTAEKHQDNYEFLSKCIKENLGFKNGKPIAARIIYKCLLHWHSFENERTAIFDSIIEGINEVLKVREDDIVLPYWLSNTSALLCLLQRNLRSNGFLTATXQRYPGSSGLTSRTGHGPKSPLQFIGYXDGVSHVEARYPAILFKQQLTACVEKIFGLLRDNLKKELSPLLGSCIQSPKTGRGVQGAKLSRSPGGIPQPSSGGQWDNIIKFLDSLMSKLRGNHVPSFFIRKLVTQVFSFINITLFNSLLLRRECCTFSNGEYVKSGLAELEKWIVNAKEEYAGTSWHELNYIRQAVGFLVIHQKRKKSLEEIRQDLCPV; this is translated from the exons aCATATACAGGCAGCATTTTAATAGCCGTTAATCCGTTCACAAAGCTTCCACATTTATATGATTCCCATATGATGGAGCAATATAAGGGAGCTCCATTGGGTCAGCTTAGCCCACATGTTTTTGCTGTCGCTGATGCATCATACAG AGCAATGATGAATGAAGGTAAAAGTCAATCTATCTTGGTTAGCGGCGAAAGTGGTGCTGGAAAAACTGAGACAACAAAATTGATCATGCAGTATCTTACCTTTGTTGGTGGACGTGCTGCTGGTGATGATAGAACAGTTGAACAACAAGTTCTTGAA TCCAATCCACTTCTAGAGGCGTTTGGTAATGCAAGAACTGTTAGGAATGACAATTCGAg TCGTTTTGGGAAGTTTGTTGAAATTCAGTTTGATTCAAATGGTAGAATATCTGGTGCTGCAATTAGAACTTACTTACTGGAAAGATCACGAGTAGTGCAGATAACGGATCCAGAGAGAAATTATCACTGCTTTTATCAGTTGTGTTCATTTGAAAGg GATGCAGAGAAGTATAAGTTAGGACATCCGAGTCACTTCCACTAtctaaatcaaagtaaaatcTATGAATTAGATGGTGTAAGCAACTCAGAAGAATACCTCAAGACAAGGAGAGCAATGGATATTGTTGGCATTAGTCACCAGGATCAG GAAGCCATATTTCGTGTCTTAGCAGCAATTTTACATTTGGGAAACATTGAATTTTCTCCTGGAAAAGAGCATGACTCATCGGCAGTCAAGAATGACAAATCAAGATTTCATATGCAGATGGCTTCTGATCTTTTCAT gTGTGATGTAGACCTACTGTTGGCAACATTATGTACTCGTTCAATACAAACTCGTGAAGGAAGTATTGTCAAGGCCCTTGATTGCAATGCTGCTGTTGCTGGCCGTGATGCTTTGGCGAAAACTGTTTACGCTCGTTTATTTGATTG GCTTGTTGATAAGATCAATATGTCTGTTGGGCAAGACATCAATTCCAAGATGCAAATTGGAGTTTTGGATATTTATGGTTTTGAGTGCTTTAAGGATAATAG TTTTGAGCAATTTTGCATCAATTTTGCAAATGAAAAGCTTCAGCAACATTTTAATGAG CATGTGTTCAAGATGGAACAGGATGAGTATGGCAAAGAAGAAATTAACTGGAGTTACATTGAATTTGTAGATAACAAAGATGTTTTAGATTTAATTGAAAag AAACCCATTGGTATTATTGCTCTGTTGGATGAAGCTTG TATGTTTCCAAAGTCGACTCATGAAACATTCTCAACCAAGTTGTTTCAGCATTTCCGATCTCACCCTAGATTgggaaaagaaaagttttcacaAACAGATTTTACTATTTCTCATTATGCTGGAAAG GTCACGTATCATACAGATACATTTTTAGACAAAAATCGTGATTATGTTGTAGTAGAACATTGCAATCTCTTATCTTCTTCAAAATGCCCTTTTGTTTCTGGTCTATTTCCTTTGCTATCTGAAGAATCTTCAAGATCATCATACAAGTTTTCTTCAGTGGCTGCTAGATTTAAG CAACAACTTCAAGCACTCATGGAGACCCTAAACTCAACAGAGCCTCACTACATACGATGTGTGAAACCAAATTCTTTGAATCGACCGCAACAATTTGAAAATGCAAGTGTCATCCACCAGTTACGCTGTGGG GGTGTCCTTGAGGCTGTTCGGATAAGTCTGGCAGGTTATCCCACTCGAAGAACTTATTCAGAGTTTGTGGATCGTTTTGGGTTGATAGCTTCTGAATTTATGGATGGAAG TTATGATGATAAATCTGCAACTGAGAAAATTTTGCAAAAGCTTAAGCTTGAGAATTTTCAG TTGGGTAGGACCAAAGTATTTCTCAGAGCTGGGCAAATTGGTATTTTAGACCAGAGACGTGCTGAGGTTTTAGACAATGCTGCAAAGTGTATCCAGCGCCGCATGAGGACATTTATTACACATCaggattttataattttaagatcCGCTGCGATTTCTCTTCAGGCAGGCTGCAGGG GTCACATTGCCCGAAAGATATATGCTGCTAAAAGGGAGACAGCAGCGGCTATCTCCATCCAGAAATATATTCGGATGTGGCTTACAAGGCATGCTCACTTAAAACTGTATTTTTCTGCTCTTATCATTCAATCTCATGTTCGAGGTTTTGTGACTCGCCAAAGATTCTTACATGCAAAAGAACATAGCGCTGCTACTTTTGTTCAG GCCTATTGGAGGATGTCCAAGGTTAGGTCATCTTTCCTACGATATCAAACTTCAATTGTGGCAATACAATGCCTTTGGCGGTGCAGACAAGCAAAAAGAGAGTTACGGAGACTTAAACAA GAGGCAAATGAAGCTGGTGCTCTTCGATTAGCCAAGAATAAACTGGAGAAGCAAATGGAAGATCTCACATGGCGTTTGCatcttgaaaagaaaataagg GTTTCCAATGAAGAGGCTAAAAAAACAGAGATTTCCAAACTTCAAAAGATGTTAGATGCTTTGAATCTTGAATTGGATGCTGCTAAATTGGCAAAAATTAACGAGTGCAACAAGAATGCTGTTCTGCAAAATCAATTAGAATTATCAGTAAAGGAAAAGTCTGCTTTGAAACGGGAGCTAGTAGCAGTGGATGAATTGCGAAAGGAAAATGCTTTATTAAAG GTTTCATTGGATGCATTTGAAAGGAAGTACAAGACCTTAGAGCTTGAGCTTATGAATGCTCAAAAAGGCCGGGATGAAACCATGGAGAAACTGAGGGAGTTTGAACAGAAGTGTTCTCAACTCGAGCAAAATGAAAAAAG GCTTGAGGAAAAGTTAAAGAGTTTAGAGAATGAAAATCACGTGCTTCGTCAGAAAGCATTAAGTACCCCTTTTAAGAGTAACCGTCCAGGTTTTGCCAAGTCAGTGTCAGAA AAATTCTCAACTGCAATTACCCCTCACACTGATCGAAAGACCATATTT GAGTCACCCACGCCCACAAAACTTATTGCCCCTTTTACAGTAGGCTTGTCAGACTCTCGTCGATCTAAGTTAACAGCAGAGAAGCACCAG GATAACTATGAATTCCTCTCCAAgtgtataaaagaaaatttgggaTTTAAAAATGGTAAACCTATTGCTGCTcgtattatatataaatgtctGCTTCATTGGCATTCATTTGAAAATGAGCGCACAGCAATTTTTGATTCCATCATCGAAGGTATAAATGAGGTTCTAAAG GTTAGGGAGGATGACATTGTCCTGCCATATTGGCTGTCCAATACCTCTGCGCTTCTATGCCTTTTACAGAGGAACTTACGGTCAAATGGTTTTTTAACTGCCACTGNTCAGCGTTATCCTGGATCATCTGGTTTAACCAGCCGGACAGGACAT GGACCAAAATCTCCGTTGCAGTTTATAGGGTATNATGATGGTGTATCACATGTGGAGGCAAGATATCCTGCTATACTTTTTAAACAACAGCTAACTGCTTGTGTAGAGAAGATTTTTGGTCTGTTGCGTgacaatttgaaaaaagaacTTTCTCCACTGCTGGGATCATGTATTCAG TCACCCAAAACAGGACGAGGAGTGCAAGGGGCAAAATTGTCTAGATCTCCTGGTGGGATTCCCCAGCCATCTTCTGGTGGTCAGTGGGATAACATTATCAAATTTTTGGATTCTCTCATGAGCAAACTTCGTGGAAATCAT GTCCCATCCTTCTTCATCCGTAAACTAGTTACCCAAGTGTTTTCCTTCATCAATATTACACTCTTCAACAG TCTTCTCTTGCGTCGGGAATGTTGTACTTTCTCAAATGGTGAATATGTGAAGTCTGGTCTAGCAGAACTGGAGAAATGGATAGTTAATGCAAAGGAAGAG TATGCAGGGACATCCTGGCATGAGCTCAATTACATACGACAAGCTGTTGGGTTCTTG GTAATACatcagaaaagaaagaaatcttTGGAAGAGATTCGGCAAGATCTTTGTCCG GTATGA
- the LOC106764636 gene encoding myosin-15 isoform X1 produces the protein MNLLHGSKVWVEDRDSAWLPAEVLDSDGNKILLLTDSGKKVFASKEKLFPRDADEEEHGGFEDMTRLAYLNEPGVMFNLRRRYALNDIYTYTGSILIAVNPFTKLPHLYDSHMMEQYKGAPLGQLSPHVFAVADASYRAMMNEGKSQSILVSGESGAGKTETTKLIMQYLTFVGGRAAGDDRTVEQQVLESNPLLEAFGNARTVRNDNSSRFGKFVEIQFDSNGRISGAAIRTYLLERSRVVQITDPERNYHCFYQLCSFERDAEKYKLGHPSHFHYLNQSKIYELDGVSNSEEYLKTRRAMDIVGISHQDQEAIFRVLAAILHLGNIEFSPGKEHDSSAVKNDKSRFHMQMASDLFMCDVDLLLATLCTRSIQTREGSIVKALDCNAAVAGRDALAKTVYARLFDWLVDKINMSVGQDINSKMQIGVLDIYGFECFKDNSFEQFCINFANEKLQQHFNEHVFKMEQDEYGKEEINWSYIEFVDNKDVLDLIEKKPIGIIALLDEACMFPKSTHETFSTKLFQHFRSHPRLGKEKFSQTDFTISHYAGKVTYHTDTFLDKNRDYVVVEHCNLLSSSKCPFVSGLFPLLSEESSRSSYKFSSVAARFKQQLQALMETLNSTEPHYIRCVKPNSLNRPQQFENASVIHQLRCGGVLEAVRISLAGYPTRRTYSEFVDRFGLIASEFMDGSYDDKSATEKILQKLKLENFQLGRTKVFLRAGQIGILDQRRAEVLDNAAKCIQRRMRTFITHQDFIILRSAAISLQAGCRGHIARKIYAAKRETAAAISIQKYIRMWLTRHAHLKLYFSALIIQSHVRGFVTRQRFLHAKEHSAATFVQAYWRMSKVRSSFLRYQTSIVAIQCLWRCRQAKRELRRLKQEANEAGALRLAKNKLEKQMEDLTWRLHLEKKIRVSNEEAKKTEISKLQKMLDALNLELDAAKLAKINECNKNAVLQNQLELSVKEKSALKRELVAVDELRKENALLKVSLDAFERKYKTLELELMNAQKGRDETMEKLREFEQKCSQLEQNEKRLEEKLKSLENENHVLRQKALSTPFKSNRPGFAKSVSEKFSTAITPHTDRKTIFESPTPTKLIAPFTVGLSDSRRSKLTAEKHQDNYEFLSKCIKENLGFKNGKPIAARIIYKCLLHWHSFENERTAIFDSIIEGINEVLKVREDDIVLPYWLSNTSALLCLLQRNLRSNGFLTATXQRYPGSSGLTSRTGHGPKSPLQFIGYXDGVSHVEARYPAILFKQQLTACVEKIFGLLRDNLKKELSPLLGSCIQSPKTGRGVQGAKLSRSPGGIPQPSSGGQWDNIIKFLDSLMSKLRGNHVPSFFIRKLVTQVFSFINITLFNSLLLRRECCTFSNGEYVKSGLAELEKWIVNAKEEYAGTSWHELNYIRQAVGFLVIHQKRKKSLEEIRQDLCPALTVRQIYRISTMYWDDKYGTQSVSNEVVSVMREIVSKDNQNLTSNSFLLDDDLSIPFSAEDIDMAIPAIDLDEIHLPEFVSEYSCAQFLISHQK, from the exons aCATATACAGGCAGCATTTTAATAGCCGTTAATCCGTTCACAAAGCTTCCACATTTATATGATTCCCATATGATGGAGCAATATAAGGGAGCTCCATTGGGTCAGCTTAGCCCACATGTTTTTGCTGTCGCTGATGCATCATACAG AGCAATGATGAATGAAGGTAAAAGTCAATCTATCTTGGTTAGCGGCGAAAGTGGTGCTGGAAAAACTGAGACAACAAAATTGATCATGCAGTATCTTACCTTTGTTGGTGGACGTGCTGCTGGTGATGATAGAACAGTTGAACAACAAGTTCTTGAA TCCAATCCACTTCTAGAGGCGTTTGGTAATGCAAGAACTGTTAGGAATGACAATTCGAg TCGTTTTGGGAAGTTTGTTGAAATTCAGTTTGATTCAAATGGTAGAATATCTGGTGCTGCAATTAGAACTTACTTACTGGAAAGATCACGAGTAGTGCAGATAACGGATCCAGAGAGAAATTATCACTGCTTTTATCAGTTGTGTTCATTTGAAAGg GATGCAGAGAAGTATAAGTTAGGACATCCGAGTCACTTCCACTAtctaaatcaaagtaaaatcTATGAATTAGATGGTGTAAGCAACTCAGAAGAATACCTCAAGACAAGGAGAGCAATGGATATTGTTGGCATTAGTCACCAGGATCAG GAAGCCATATTTCGTGTCTTAGCAGCAATTTTACATTTGGGAAACATTGAATTTTCTCCTGGAAAAGAGCATGACTCATCGGCAGTCAAGAATGACAAATCAAGATTTCATATGCAGATGGCTTCTGATCTTTTCAT gTGTGATGTAGACCTACTGTTGGCAACATTATGTACTCGTTCAATACAAACTCGTGAAGGAAGTATTGTCAAGGCCCTTGATTGCAATGCTGCTGTTGCTGGCCGTGATGCTTTGGCGAAAACTGTTTACGCTCGTTTATTTGATTG GCTTGTTGATAAGATCAATATGTCTGTTGGGCAAGACATCAATTCCAAGATGCAAATTGGAGTTTTGGATATTTATGGTTTTGAGTGCTTTAAGGATAATAG TTTTGAGCAATTTTGCATCAATTTTGCAAATGAAAAGCTTCAGCAACATTTTAATGAG CATGTGTTCAAGATGGAACAGGATGAGTATGGCAAAGAAGAAATTAACTGGAGTTACATTGAATTTGTAGATAACAAAGATGTTTTAGATTTAATTGAAAag AAACCCATTGGTATTATTGCTCTGTTGGATGAAGCTTG TATGTTTCCAAAGTCGACTCATGAAACATTCTCAACCAAGTTGTTTCAGCATTTCCGATCTCACCCTAGATTgggaaaagaaaagttttcacaAACAGATTTTACTATTTCTCATTATGCTGGAAAG GTCACGTATCATACAGATACATTTTTAGACAAAAATCGTGATTATGTTGTAGTAGAACATTGCAATCTCTTATCTTCTTCAAAATGCCCTTTTGTTTCTGGTCTATTTCCTTTGCTATCTGAAGAATCTTCAAGATCATCATACAAGTTTTCTTCAGTGGCTGCTAGATTTAAG CAACAACTTCAAGCACTCATGGAGACCCTAAACTCAACAGAGCCTCACTACATACGATGTGTGAAACCAAATTCTTTGAATCGACCGCAACAATTTGAAAATGCAAGTGTCATCCACCAGTTACGCTGTGGG GGTGTCCTTGAGGCTGTTCGGATAAGTCTGGCAGGTTATCCCACTCGAAGAACTTATTCAGAGTTTGTGGATCGTTTTGGGTTGATAGCTTCTGAATTTATGGATGGAAG TTATGATGATAAATCTGCAACTGAGAAAATTTTGCAAAAGCTTAAGCTTGAGAATTTTCAG TTGGGTAGGACCAAAGTATTTCTCAGAGCTGGGCAAATTGGTATTTTAGACCAGAGACGTGCTGAGGTTTTAGACAATGCTGCAAAGTGTATCCAGCGCCGCATGAGGACATTTATTACACATCaggattttataattttaagatcCGCTGCGATTTCTCTTCAGGCAGGCTGCAGGG GTCACATTGCCCGAAAGATATATGCTGCTAAAAGGGAGACAGCAGCGGCTATCTCCATCCAGAAATATATTCGGATGTGGCTTACAAGGCATGCTCACTTAAAACTGTATTTTTCTGCTCTTATCATTCAATCTCATGTTCGAGGTTTTGTGACTCGCCAAAGATTCTTACATGCAAAAGAACATAGCGCTGCTACTTTTGTTCAG GCCTATTGGAGGATGTCCAAGGTTAGGTCATCTTTCCTACGATATCAAACTTCAATTGTGGCAATACAATGCCTTTGGCGGTGCAGACAAGCAAAAAGAGAGTTACGGAGACTTAAACAA GAGGCAAATGAAGCTGGTGCTCTTCGATTAGCCAAGAATAAACTGGAGAAGCAAATGGAAGATCTCACATGGCGTTTGCatcttgaaaagaaaataagg GTTTCCAATGAAGAGGCTAAAAAAACAGAGATTTCCAAACTTCAAAAGATGTTAGATGCTTTGAATCTTGAATTGGATGCTGCTAAATTGGCAAAAATTAACGAGTGCAACAAGAATGCTGTTCTGCAAAATCAATTAGAATTATCAGTAAAGGAAAAGTCTGCTTTGAAACGGGAGCTAGTAGCAGTGGATGAATTGCGAAAGGAAAATGCTTTATTAAAG GTTTCATTGGATGCATTTGAAAGGAAGTACAAGACCTTAGAGCTTGAGCTTATGAATGCTCAAAAAGGCCGGGATGAAACCATGGAGAAACTGAGGGAGTTTGAACAGAAGTGTTCTCAACTCGAGCAAAATGAAAAAAG GCTTGAGGAAAAGTTAAAGAGTTTAGAGAATGAAAATCACGTGCTTCGTCAGAAAGCATTAAGTACCCCTTTTAAGAGTAACCGTCCAGGTTTTGCCAAGTCAGTGTCAGAA AAATTCTCAACTGCAATTACCCCTCACACTGATCGAAAGACCATATTT GAGTCACCCACGCCCACAAAACTTATTGCCCCTTTTACAGTAGGCTTGTCAGACTCTCGTCGATCTAAGTTAACAGCAGAGAAGCACCAG GATAACTATGAATTCCTCTCCAAgtgtataaaagaaaatttgggaTTTAAAAATGGTAAACCTATTGCTGCTcgtattatatataaatgtctGCTTCATTGGCATTCATTTGAAAATGAGCGCACAGCAATTTTTGATTCCATCATCGAAGGTATAAATGAGGTTCTAAAG GTTAGGGAGGATGACATTGTCCTGCCATATTGGCTGTCCAATACCTCTGCGCTTCTATGCCTTTTACAGAGGAACTTACGGTCAAATGGTTTTTTAACTGCCACTGNTCAGCGTTATCCTGGATCATCTGGTTTAACCAGCCGGACAGGACAT GGACCAAAATCTCCGTTGCAGTTTATAGGGTATNATGATGGTGTATCACATGTGGAGGCAAGATATCCTGCTATACTTTTTAAACAACAGCTAACTGCTTGTGTAGAGAAGATTTTTGGTCTGTTGCGTgacaatttgaaaaaagaacTTTCTCCACTGCTGGGATCATGTATTCAG TCACCCAAAACAGGACGAGGAGTGCAAGGGGCAAAATTGTCTAGATCTCCTGGTGGGATTCCCCAGCCATCTTCTGGTGGTCAGTGGGATAACATTATCAAATTTTTGGATTCTCTCATGAGCAAACTTCGTGGAAATCAT GTCCCATCCTTCTTCATCCGTAAACTAGTTACCCAAGTGTTTTCCTTCATCAATATTACACTCTTCAACAG TCTTCTCTTGCGTCGGGAATGTTGTACTTTCTCAAATGGTGAATATGTGAAGTCTGGTCTAGCAGAACTGGAGAAATGGATAGTTAATGCAAAGGAAGAG TATGCAGGGACATCCTGGCATGAGCTCAATTACATACGACAAGCTGTTGGGTTCTTG GTAATACatcagaaaagaaagaaatcttTGGAAGAGATTCGGCAAGATCTTTGTCCG GCATTGACAGTGAGGCAAATCTATCGAATCAGTACAATGTACTGGGATGACAAGTATGGAACCCAAAGTGTGTCCAATGAG GTGGTTAGTGTAATGAGAGAAATTGTCAGCAAGGACAATCAGAACCTGACCTCAAATTCTTTCTTATTGGATGATGATCTGAG CATCCCTTTCTCTGCTGAAGACATAGATATGGCTATCCCTGCCATAGATCTTGATGAGATTCATCTACCAGAATTTGTGTCCGAATATTCCTGTGCTCAGTTTCTTATTTCACATCAGAAGTAA